In one Prosthecochloris aestuarii DSM 271 genomic region, the following are encoded:
- a CDS encoding sugar phosphate nucleotidyltransferase, producing the protein MKAIIPVAGVGTRLRPHTFSQPKVLVNVAGKPIIGHIMDKLIASGIDEAIVVVGYLGDMIESYLKKTYPIKFTFVTQKQMLGLAHAIWICKKHVQNDEPLFIILGDTIFDVDLSGVFNSQSSTLGVREVEDPRRFGIAITEGSHITKLIEKPDTPIGNQAIVGLYYLKNAGTLFSSLDHLISNEIKTKGEYQLTDALQHMIESGETFTTFPVKNWYDCGKPETLLATNRVLLQTMNSDASLFAGCVINEPVYIAASATVQNAIIGPDSTIGENAVITDAIIKDSIIGNNAKVEKVMLSRSIVGSNAHISGSHQEINIGDSSEIRLR; encoded by the coding sequence ATGAAAGCAATCATACCTGTTGCAGGAGTCGGAACCCGACTTCGCCCACATACCTTTTCACAGCCTAAAGTCCTGGTTAACGTCGCCGGAAAACCCATTATCGGCCACATCATGGACAAGCTCATCGCGTCAGGTATCGATGAAGCAATTGTCGTCGTCGGATACCTCGGCGATATGATAGAAAGTTATCTCAAGAAAACCTACCCGATCAAATTCACCTTTGTAACCCAGAAACAGATGCTCGGTCTGGCACACGCCATCTGGATCTGTAAAAAACACGTTCAGAACGACGAGCCGCTGTTTATCATACTCGGCGACACTATTTTCGATGTCGATCTTTCCGGAGTATTTAATAGCCAAAGTTCAACCCTCGGCGTCAGGGAGGTTGAAGACCCGAGACGATTCGGCATTGCCATTACTGAAGGCAGCCATATTACAAAGCTTATTGAAAAACCCGACACCCCTATCGGCAACCAGGCCATCGTCGGACTCTACTACCTCAAGAATGCCGGCACCCTCTTTTCAAGCCTCGATCACCTGATCTCGAATGAAATAAAAACAAAGGGAGAGTATCAGCTGACCGACGCCCTCCAGCATATGATAGAGTCAGGCGAAACATTCACGACATTTCCTGTCAAAAACTGGTATGACTGCGGCAAACCAGAAACACTGCTTGCAACCAACAGGGTCCTGCTTCAGACCATGAACAGCGATGCATCACTCTTTGCGGGATGCGTCATCAACGAACCGGTGTATATAGCCGCAAGCGCGACGGTTCAAAATGCGATAATAGGCCCCGATTCCACGATCGGCGAGAACGCCGTTATCACCGATGCCATTATCAAAGACTCCATCATCGGCAACAACGCCAAAGTTGAAAAGGTGATGCTGAGCAGATCGATCGTCGGCAGCAATGCGCATATTTCAGGAAGTCATCAGGAAATCAACATAGGCGATTCTTCCGAGATCAGACTGCGCTGA
- a CDS encoding NUDIX hydrolase codes for MSSKRQWLYRQSGVIPVFEDSIVLITTRRSKRWIIPKGVVEKGMTPPDSAAKEAFEEAGLIGSVHDFQIGTFRYRKWGGTCTVQVYPLFVEQVLDEWEEMHMRKRKVVSVREAVKMVQHEELSRIISGFFRHVKGS; via the coding sequence ATGTCCTCCAAACGTCAGTGGCTATATCGGCAGTCCGGGGTTATACCGGTATTTGAAGACAGTATCGTCCTTATTACCACCAGGCGTTCGAAGCGCTGGATCATTCCTAAAGGAGTTGTTGAAAAAGGTATGACCCCTCCGGATTCAGCGGCAAAGGAGGCTTTTGAAGAGGCCGGGCTTATCGGTTCTGTTCACGATTTTCAGATCGGCACTTTTCGCTATAGAAAGTGGGGCGGAACCTGTACCGTTCAGGTGTATCCGCTTTTTGTCGAACAGGTTCTCGATGAATGGGAGGAGATGCATATGAGAAAACGAAAGGTTGTCAGTGTGCGCGAGGCGGTTAAAATGGTGCAGCATGAGGAACTCAGCAGGATTATTTCAGGTTTTTTCCGGCATGTAAAAGGATCCTGA
- a CDS encoding MarR family winged helix-turn-helix transcriptional regulator produces the protein MDSQAYTVKGLLGHELGVTSGVLRKVFASRIREHAKGISPEQLAVLVRLSSGEGFHQNEIAEYVLKDDATITRILDSLEEKGLAGRKRSVEDRRSNIAFITPEGRSLVERVFPLIVDLHKELVSGIDPLDVARVVTILGLVRNNALGLN, from the coding sequence ATGGATTCACAGGCATATACCGTTAAGGGACTGTTAGGTCATGAACTCGGCGTGACTTCCGGGGTTCTCCGAAAAGTTTTTGCCTCCAGAATCAGAGAGCATGCCAAAGGTATCTCGCCGGAACAGTTGGCGGTCCTTGTGCGGTTGAGTTCGGGTGAAGGGTTTCATCAGAATGAAATTGCAGAGTATGTTCTGAAGGATGATGCAACTATTACCAGGATTCTCGATAGTCTTGAAGAGAAGGGGCTTGCCGGCAGAAAGCGCTCTGTTGAGGACCGGCGTTCCAATATTGCATTTATCACACCAGAAGGGAGGTCGCTGGTGGAACGGGTTTTTCCGTTAATTGTCGATCTTCACAAAGAACTTGTCTCAGGGATTGACCCTCTGGATGTGGCTCGGGTTGTTACGATTCTCGGCTTGGTCCGCAATAACGCGCTTGGCCTGAATTAA
- a CDS encoding efflux RND transporter permease subunit, with protein MRALIKHFIKNPVLGNAIFLAIFLFGFLAFKGMKTTFFPNVASDTIFISAAYPGASPEEIEEGITLKIEDKLKGVTGIDRVTSTSQENAAMITIELLRGYDANVLLQEVTNAVDQISSFPVGLEKIRIYKQEQTDFVVAYSLYGDVDLSQLKTYARRIERELRNRQGITKITLSGFPDEEIEVSVRENDLRAYALTFSEVAAAISRANLEITGGTILGPEEELLIRSDNKGYYASDLEQLVVRTNDSGTVVRLGDVAVLRDRWADDPDRSYYNGKPAVTIDIEKTSDQDMFTIAQAASAYMNDFSESHDDISISLLRDGSGIVQERASILTSNGIIGIILVVLFLSFSLNPRMAFWVALSIPLCFAGMFLLGTAYGLTINVVSLLAMILVVGILVDDGIVIAESIYQHYERGEKPLDAAVRGTMEVLPSVVAAVLTTIVFFMIFLFLDGAFGERFKDIAFVVIATLLISLVEGIFILPAHIAHSKAPHQKPGTKGWLMSKSEAFIHFQRDRFYAPLLRFSIRNPLIAVAVPVALMIMTAGAMKGGIVKMTFFPIIERDNVTVTLEMPAGTRESMTDSLLAGMEKRVWMLNDRYHEQHEGQPDLITAIGRTVGSGSNQGGLRVTLVESQQREVSSMEASNLIRDAIGPVPGAEKLQVGGLGMWGMPVSIALRSDNLEQLRDAKVFLEKELQKMTELKDVSDNDPPGLREVRIRLKDKARALGLSESEVMQQVRNGFFGYEAQRILRGIDEVKIWVRYDDDDRQSVRQLENMRLRLADGRSIPLSEIADLHIQRGVSSVNHIDAQRVLKIEADITNSKASVPELLEQIEVSIMPVLQEAFPDVSYDFEGQSRESSKTTGSMKSVFPALLGLMFLIVVFSFRSFLQASIVFLMIPFSLVGVVWGHFIQGYILSILSLFGVVALIGVVVNDSLVFVNALNNRLREGGTFMESLYTVGIRRFRPIVLTSLTTIAGLGPLMFEQSRQAQFLTPMAISVAYGLLFGTLLTLLMLPALLVLVNRIKRLIFGAIRGRKLSPEDVEPAIGEAMLSDESPVSLR; from the coding sequence GTGAGAGCTCTTATCAAGCATTTTATAAAAAACCCTGTTCTGGGAAATGCCATTTTCCTGGCGATTTTTCTTTTCGGTTTTCTCGCTTTCAAGGGGATGAAGACAACCTTTTTCCCGAATGTTGCTTCAGATACAATATTTATTTCAGCTGCCTATCCCGGAGCTTCCCCGGAGGAGATTGAAGAGGGCATTACGCTCAAAATCGAAGATAAGCTCAAGGGAGTTACGGGAATTGACAGGGTGACGTCGACCTCTCAGGAAAACGCAGCGATGATAACCATTGAACTGCTTCGAGGCTATGATGCCAACGTTCTTTTGCAGGAGGTGACCAATGCCGTTGACCAGATCAGTTCGTTTCCGGTCGGTCTTGAAAAGATCAGGATCTACAAACAGGAACAGACCGATTTTGTCGTTGCCTATTCGCTCTATGGCGATGTCGATCTGTCGCAGCTTAAGACCTATGCGAGGAGGATAGAGCGGGAACTGAGGAACAGGCAGGGCATTACCAAGATTACGCTCAGCGGTTTTCCTGACGAGGAGATTGAGGTCAGTGTTCGTGAAAATGATTTGAGGGCATATGCTCTGACCTTCAGCGAGGTTGCTGCGGCTATAAGCCGGGCAAACCTTGAGATCACCGGAGGCACGATTCTGGGGCCTGAAGAGGAGCTTCTGATCCGTTCCGATAACAAGGGCTATTATGCGTCAGATCTTGAGCAGCTTGTTGTTCGTACCAACGATTCCGGGACTGTGGTTCGCCTTGGTGATGTCGCTGTTCTTCGTGACCGGTGGGCTGACGATCCTGACCGCTCCTATTACAATGGCAAGCCGGCCGTGACCATAGATATTGAAAAGACATCGGATCAGGATATGTTTACGATCGCACAGGCCGCGTCTGCTTATATGAACGATTTTTCTGAGAGCCATGACGATATTTCCATCAGCCTCCTGCGAGACGGTTCGGGCATCGTTCAGGAGAGGGCTTCGATTCTTACCAGCAACGGTATCATCGGTATTATTCTCGTCGTTCTTTTTCTGTCATTTTCTCTCAATCCGAGAATGGCTTTCTGGGTGGCGTTATCGATTCCCCTTTGTTTTGCAGGAATGTTTCTTCTTGGAACAGCCTATGGTCTGACGATCAATGTTGTCTCTCTTCTGGCAATGATCCTTGTCGTCGGTATTCTCGTTGACGATGGTATCGTGATTGCCGAGAGTATTTATCAGCACTACGAACGAGGTGAAAAGCCTCTGGATGCTGCAGTGCGCGGGACGATGGAGGTTCTTCCTTCCGTTGTTGCCGCGGTTCTTACCACGATCGTGTTTTTCATGATCTTTTTGTTTCTCGACGGTGCTTTCGGCGAGCGCTTCAAGGATATTGCTTTTGTGGTGATTGCAACGCTTCTGATTTCACTTGTGGAGGGCATATTTATTCTGCCTGCTCATATTGCACATTCCAAAGCGCCGCATCAGAAGCCCGGTACAAAAGGGTGGCTGATGAGCAAATCCGAAGCATTTATCCATTTCCAGCGAGATCGTTTTTACGCACCGTTGCTTCGATTTTCCATTCGTAATCCTCTCATTGCTGTTGCGGTTCCTGTTGCCTTGATGATCATGACCGCAGGCGCGATGAAGGGTGGTATTGTCAAGATGACGTTTTTTCCGATTATTGAACGCGATAACGTTACCGTGACGCTTGAAATGCCGGCAGGGACAAGAGAGTCAATGACTGACAGTCTCCTTGCGGGTATGGAAAAACGGGTCTGGATGCTCAACGACCGGTATCATGAACAGCATGAGGGACAGCCGGATCTGATTACCGCTATCGGGAGGACTGTCGGTTCCGGAAGCAATCAGGGCGGTCTGCGGGTGACGCTTGTAGAAAGTCAGCAGCGGGAAGTCTCGAGCATGGAGGCATCCAATCTCATCAGAGATGCAATCGGCCCGGTTCCGGGAGCTGAAAAGCTTCAGGTCGGGGGACTGGGCATGTGGGGTATGCCTGTATCGATCGCTCTGCGGAGCGACAATCTTGAGCAGCTCCGCGATGCAAAAGTCTTTCTTGAAAAAGAGCTGCAGAAAATGACAGAACTCAAGGATGTCAGTGATAACGATCCGCCGGGTTTGCGTGAAGTCCGTATCCGTCTCAAGGACAAAGCCAGGGCGCTCGGACTGTCGGAGTCAGAGGTCATGCAGCAGGTGCGCAATGGATTTTTCGGTTATGAAGCGCAGAGGATTCTCAGGGGTATCGATGAGGTTAAAATCTGGGTTCGATACGACGATGACGATCGTCAGTCGGTCAGGCAGCTTGAAAACATGCGACTGCGTCTTGCCGATGGGCGTTCAATTCCGCTCAGTGAAATTGCCGATCTGCATATTCAGAGAGGTGTTTCATCCGTCAATCATATCGATGCCCAGCGTGTCCTGAAAATCGAGGCGGATATCACGAACTCAAAAGCTTCCGTTCCGGAGCTTCTTGAACAGATAGAGGTCAGCATTATGCCGGTTCTTCAGGAGGCGTTTCCTGATGTCAGCTATGATTTTGAGGGTCAGAGCAGGGAGAGCAGTAAAACAACAGGGTCTATGAAAAGTGTTTTTCCTGCGCTTCTTGGCTTAATGTTTCTTATTGTCGTGTTTTCATTTCGCTCGTTTCTGCAGGCATCCATTGTGTTTCTCATGATCCCGTTCAGCCTGGTCGGGGTTGTCTGGGGCCACTTTATTCAGGGCTATATTCTCAGCATCCTCTCCCTGTTCGGCGTTGTCGCTCTTATCGGTGTCGTCGTCAACGATTCACTGGTTTTTGTTAATGCGCTCAACAACAGGCTTCGCGAAGGGGGTACGTTTATGGAGTCACTCTATACTGTCGGTATCAGGCGGTTTCGGCCGATTGTCCTGACCTCGCTGACCACTATTGCGGGTCTTGGACCATTGATGTTCGAGCAGAGCCGTCAGGCGCAGTTTCTGACTCCGATGGCAATCTCTGTTGCCTACGGGCTTTTGTTCGGCACGTTGCTGACTCTGCTGATGCTGCCTGCGCTGCTTGTTTTGGTTAACCGCATCAAAAGGCTCATTTTTGGTGCGATAAGGGGGCGTAAGCTCTCTCCGGAAGATGTTGAGCCGGCAATCGGCGAAGCAATGTTGTCTGATGAGTCTCCCGTTTCTTTGCGATAA
- a CDS encoding cell division protein ZapA, translating to MEKINVNIFGDSYPLRVECREATEQAAMEVDDIMQQFSGKAPDLEVKKFAVLAAIHFAEKKNELEAELLAMEKKIARINEFLGQSLH from the coding sequence ATGGAAAAAATCAATGTAAATATCTTTGGCGACAGTTACCCTCTGAGAGTAGAGTGCCGTGAGGCGACTGAACAGGCTGCGATGGAGGTTGATGATATCATGCAGCAGTTTTCAGGTAAGGCACCCGATCTGGAGGTTAAGAAGTTTGCTGTTCTTGCGGCAATTCATTTTGCGGAAAAGAAAAACGAACTTGAAGCAGAACTGTTGGCGATGGAGAAAAAAATTGCCCGTATCAACGAATTTCTTGGGCAGAGTTTGCATTAA
- a CDS encoding TolC family protein, whose translation MIMNHAMHSGFQPQRILLLLLLIMMCSVRTASASELLSLDEAISIAMEHNPDIRVARGEERIARNKVNIGNAGLLPSIDLVGSVSYQNTEDAQLSSMDESTTTSAKLQASYTLFDGFGNIYTFRKLKTAGRLGSLQAKNRIEQIILDVSEAYYRFADATAQLDVARKALSISDERLRRARLRSEYGQANSLEVLSATVDANADSVASMQAGLEYNAARRSLNLLLHRPVSTLCSVETDVQFVPDMTRERVLEGARQSFAEYRIAEESVRQAQHELGIARSDFFPEISMQANYGYSQTDPGLMVDMDDPSEGFSASLTMTLPLFNGFRSSIAHQNARIALQNSQVRLEQAAIELEGLVGDTWDAYRNSLDILDFQQKNLETAELNFRRTNELYVLGQATNTTFREAQLNLISARQAIASARYEAKLFEIRLMRIGGFLVISEK comes from the coding sequence ATGATCATGAATCACGCTATGCATTCCGGTTTTCAGCCGCAGAGAATACTCCTGCTTCTGCTCCTTATCATGATGTGTTCAGTCCGGACAGCTTCTGCTTCAGAGCTTTTGAGCCTTGACGAGGCAATCAGCATCGCCATGGAGCATAACCCGGATATCAGAGTTGCAAGGGGAGAGGAGCGCATTGCCCGCAACAAGGTCAATATCGGCAATGCGGGACTTCTTCCTTCCATTGACCTTGTTGGCTCGGTTTCCTATCAGAATACAGAGGACGCCCAGCTCTCCTCTATGGACGAATCAACGACGACAAGCGCAAAACTGCAGGCTTCCTATACGTTGTTCGATGGATTTGGTAATATCTACACCTTCAGAAAGCTGAAAACAGCCGGTCGTCTTGGTTCATTGCAGGCAAAAAACCGTATCGAGCAGATCATTCTGGATGTCAGCGAGGCTTATTACCGTTTTGCCGATGCTACGGCACAGCTTGACGTGGCACGCAAGGCTCTTTCGATCTCTGATGAACGGCTCAGGCGTGCGCGCCTGCGCTCGGAATATGGTCAGGCAAATTCTCTTGAGGTTCTTTCGGCTACTGTCGATGCCAATGCGGACAGTGTCGCTTCCATGCAGGCTGGCCTGGAATACAATGCTGCCCGACGCTCGCTGAATCTTCTGCTTCATCGTCCGGTTTCAACCCTTTGTTCGGTTGAAACCGATGTTCAATTTGTCCCTGATATGACCAGGGAAAGGGTTCTCGAAGGGGCGCGTCAATCCTTTGCAGAATATCGTATCGCCGAGGAGAGTGTTCGTCAGGCACAGCATGAACTTGGTATTGCCAGATCGGATTTTTTTCCCGAGATCAGCATGCAGGCAAACTATGGATACAGCCAGACCGACCCTGGGCTCATGGTCGATATGGATGATCCTTCTGAGGGTTTTTCGGCCTCACTTACCATGACGCTGCCCTTGTTTAACGGTTTTCGTTCCTCGATAGCTCATCAGAATGCCAGGATTGCCTTGCAGAACAGTCAAGTTCGGCTTGAACAGGCTGCCATAGAGCTCGAGGGGCTGGTTGGCGATACGTGGGACGCCTATCGCAACAGCCTCGATATTCTTGATTTTCAGCAGAAAAATCTTGAAACAGCCGAGTTGAACTTCAGACGTACAAATGAGCTGTATGTACTTGGCCAGGCAACAAATACAACGTTTCGCGAGGCACAGCTCAACCTGATCAGTGCCCGCCAGGCTATTGCAAGCGCACGCTATGAAGCAAAGCTTTTTGAAATCCGGTTGATGCGAATCGGAGGCTTTCTTGTTATTTCTGAAAAATAG
- the pheT gene encoding phenylalanine--tRNA ligase subunit beta has protein sequence MKISINWLQDFIPSFSPNIASLVDQLTFSGLEVEDVASPTLPDERVVVGLVEDVQPHPDADRLKVCRVDVGSDEPLQIVCGASNVAQGMKVPVATIGSRLTTASGESFVIKKSKLRGQRSFGMICAADELGLGDDHSGIMLLDSSWQTGKPLASYLQSDTILDIAVTPNRPDVLSHLGIAREIAGIRGLALPKAAEFDFNRSGTIVQIDDPESCPYYTAVVIRNVRVAESPSWLKDRLEGIGVRSKNNVVDITNYILHALGQPLHAFDLSKIHEERVVVRSDIGSEFRVINKESVVLQPGMPVICDSHKPVAVAGVMGGDDSSVSGATTDILLESAYFDPSAVRRSARLLGLSTDSSYRFERGTDPGNVSYASKVAVRMILDLCGGEIIAAEEAGSLPSPPPDVALRPLRANALLGTAIAEEKMISMLEHIGFRVSSRDGASIIFSVPSYRVDVLQEIDLIEEVARLEGYNNIASSEKMVSSYPQARSFPEYFPDYLRTVMISLQFREVLTNPLMTRQEAQLFSSRCVAALNPISEGLEVLRPSLVPAMLKVVAHNIRHGNRDLRFFEIARAFRSGALDAPSTDPLMGFEEHEYLTFVLTGSRSPLNWSESAEKVDIFDMKGGVEMLLRKLNLLDKSSLNIYNDTTLSIDIDWMDGDKPCVLRAGTLTSAEQALLDAFDIDQPVFFAEIDLRVLEQCFSREVSYESPSRYPVVQRDLSFILPSVVTVKELLDCVRRSDDMIRSADVFDVFERETGDGSTERSVAVSIAMVDPSGTLKEDTISSIIQVVVGNAESELGAVIRQV, from the coding sequence ATGAAAATTTCCATCAACTGGCTGCAGGATTTTATCCCTTCGTTTTCTCCCAATATCGCTTCTCTTGTCGATCAGCTTACCTTTTCCGGTCTTGAAGTCGAGGATGTGGCTTCTCCAACACTGCCTGATGAGCGTGTCGTCGTTGGCCTGGTGGAAGATGTTCAGCCTCATCCTGATGCAGACAGATTGAAAGTCTGCCGTGTGGATGTTGGTTCGGATGAGCCACTGCAGATTGTCTGCGGCGCTTCGAATGTCGCTCAGGGGATGAAGGTTCCGGTCGCAACGATCGGCTCCCGCCTGACGACTGCTTCGGGCGAATCCTTCGTGATCAAAAAATCAAAATTGCGCGGTCAGCGTTCTTTCGGCATGATCTGTGCAGCTGATGAACTCGGCCTGGGTGACGATCATTCCGGCATTATGCTTCTTGATAGCTCCTGGCAGACAGGAAAACCGCTTGCATCATATCTCCAGTCCGATACCATTCTCGATATTGCTGTCACGCCCAATAGGCCCGACGTTCTCTCTCATCTTGGTATTGCCCGGGAGATTGCAGGTATCAGGGGCCTTGCGTTGCCGAAAGCTGCCGAGTTCGATTTCAATCGTTCCGGAACGATCGTTCAGATTGACGATCCAGAGTCCTGTCCCTATTACACTGCTGTGGTGATCCGCAATGTACGGGTTGCCGAGTCGCCTTCCTGGCTCAAAGATCGTCTTGAAGGTATTGGCGTTCGATCAAAAAACAATGTTGTCGATATTACCAACTATATCCTCCATGCGCTGGGTCAGCCGTTACACGCTTTTGATCTTTCGAAGATTCATGAGGAGCGTGTCGTTGTCCGGAGTGATATCGGGTCTGAATTCAGGGTTATCAACAAAGAAAGCGTTGTGCTCCAGCCAGGCATGCCTGTTATCTGCGACAGCCACAAGCCTGTTGCCGTTGCAGGGGTCATGGGCGGGGACGACTCTTCGGTGAGCGGGGCAACGACCGATATCCTGCTTGAGTCGGCCTACTTTGATCCTTCTGCGGTGAGACGCTCAGCCCGTCTGCTTGGTCTTTCGACCGATTCGTCATACCGATTCGAGCGAGGGACCGATCCCGGGAATGTGTCGTACGCCTCAAAGGTTGCAGTCAGAATGATTCTTGACCTGTGCGGCGGAGAGATTATCGCTGCCGAAGAGGCAGGCAGTCTCCCTTCGCCTCCTCCTGATGTCGCGTTACGTCCTTTGCGGGCAAACGCCCTTCTCGGAACCGCGATAGCAGAGGAGAAAATGATCTCAATGCTTGAGCACATCGGTTTCAGGGTCTCGTCACGAGACGGTGCGTCGATTATTTTTTCGGTGCCGTCGTACAGGGTTGATGTTCTGCAGGAGATCGATCTTATTGAGGAAGTTGCTCGACTTGAGGGTTATAATAACATCGCTTCTTCGGAAAAGATGGTTTCCAGTTATCCCCAGGCAAGGAGTTTTCCTGAATATTTTCCTGATTACCTGCGCACGGTTATGATCAGCCTGCAGTTCCGTGAGGTGTTGACCAATCCTCTTATGACTCGGCAGGAGGCACAACTTTTTTCTTCCCGGTGCGTTGCTGCGCTCAATCCCATCAGTGAGGGCCTTGAGGTGCTGCGTCCCTCTCTTGTTCCGGCAATGCTCAAGGTCGTCGCGCATAATATACGACATGGGAACCGCGATCTGCGGTTTTTTGAAATTGCCCGGGCGTTCCGTTCCGGAGCGCTCGACGCTCCTTCGACAGACCCGCTGATGGGGTTTGAGGAACATGAGTACCTTACGTTTGTTCTCACTGGAAGCCGTTCTCCGCTCAACTGGTCCGAAAGTGCCGAAAAGGTTGATATCTTTGATATGAAGGGCGGGGTCGAGATGTTGCTGCGTAAACTGAATTTACTTGATAAATCATCACTTAATATTTATAATGACACAACACTTTCCATTGATATTGACTGGATGGATGGTGATAAACCCTGTGTACTGCGTGCCGGTACGCTGACGTCTGCTGAACAGGCTCTTCTGGATGCTTTTGATATTGATCAGCCAGTCTTCTTCGCTGAGATAGATCTCCGTGTTCTTGAGCAGTGTTTCAGTCGGGAGGTCAGCTATGAATCGCCTTCAAGATATCCGGTTGTTCAGAGGGATTTGTCGTTTATCCTGCCATCGGTGGTAACGGTTAAAGAGCTTCTTGACTGTGTGCGGAGGAGCGATGATATGATCAGAAGTGCCGATGTTTTTGATGTTTTCGAGCGGGAGACCGGGGACGGTTCGACGGAAAGAAGTGTTGCCGTTTCAATAGCCATGGTCGACCCTTCAGGGACTCTTAAGGAGGATACGATCAGCAGTATCATTCAGGTTGTTGTTGGCAATGCGGAAAGTGAACTGGGTGCGGTAATTCGGCAAGTTTGA
- a CDS encoding efflux RND transporter periplasmic adaptor subunit, whose translation MMSFKKLQPYLIAVLIVAGGILVGRIFSSSRAPQQQAAQSKTGRQLSFMRVTNGEVQRVIEISGKASAVQKIDIYAEVSGVFAEALHPFREGSAFRKGDVLLRIDDGVYRNTVQAEKSALLNTLTLLMPDLIIDFPDDAPLWKNYLEQFRLNGPLRSLPPVSNDRVRNYIAARNIYTRYYAVRSMEETLAKYRITAPFEGVVTVSSVNPGMLIRTGQKIGEFAAPGAYELEASVGIGDAQWVHAGDHVVLESDDLDSSVDGVVARLNQSIDDDTQTVGVYIKFSDDRVRDGMYMTADLHVPVGDAVAIPRSLLLGGDGVYALEDSLLTRIPVDVVAVYGSQAIVRSIPDGTTLLAEPVEGVYQGMVVRKDAVLLRDSTTGAR comes from the coding sequence ATGATGTCATTCAAAAAACTTCAGCCCTACCTTATTGCCGTTTTGATTGTTGCCGGAGGGATATTGGTCGGCAGGATCTTCAGCTCGTCCAGAGCTCCGCAGCAGCAGGCTGCTCAGTCAAAGACAGGCAGGCAACTTTCATTCATGAGAGTGACCAATGGAGAGGTTCAGAGAGTTATCGAAATAAGTGGCAAAGCAAGCGCGGTGCAAAAAATCGATATTTATGCCGAAGTGTCCGGGGTGTTTGCTGAAGCGTTGCATCCGTTCAGAGAGGGGAGCGCATTCAGAAAGGGAGACGTTCTTCTGCGTATAGATGACGGTGTGTACCGCAATACGGTCCAGGCCGAGAAAAGCGCTTTGCTCAATACACTGACGCTCCTGATGCCCGATCTGATTATAGATTTTCCCGATGACGCTCCTTTGTGGAAAAACTATCTCGAACAATTCCGGCTCAATGGCCCGTTACGGAGCCTGCCTCCGGTATCGAATGACCGGGTGCGTAATTATATAGCAGCACGCAATATCTATACCAGGTATTATGCAGTGCGCAGTATGGAGGAGACGCTTGCCAAATACCGGATTACAGCGCCGTTTGAGGGTGTTGTGACTGTTTCCAGTGTTAACCCGGGCATGTTGATCCGAACCGGGCAGAAAATAGGAGAATTTGCTGCTCCCGGAGCTTACGAACTTGAGGCTTCCGTTGGTATCGGCGATGCGCAATGGGTGCATGCGGGGGATCATGTTGTCCTTGAATCAGATGATCTTGACTCGTCGGTTGACGGAGTTGTCGCCAGGCTCAATCAGTCGATAGACGATGATACCCAGACGGTAGGCGTGTATATCAAATTCAGTGATGATCGGGTGAGGGATGGCATGTATATGACTGCCGACCTTCATGTTCCGGTTGGTGATGCCGTAGCCATTCCCCGATCGCTTCTGCTGGGAGGCGATGGGGTCTATGCTCTTGAGGATTCTCTCCTGACCAGGATTCCTGTCGATGTGGTCGCTGTATATGGAAGTCAGGCGATTGTTCGTTCAATTCCTGACGGGACCACTCTTCTTGCAGAGCCTGTCGAGGGGGTGTACCAGGGGATGGTTGTGCGTAAAGATGCGGTGCTGCTTCGTGATTCGACCACGGGTGCCCGGTGA